In Saccharomyces kudriavzevii IFO 1802 strain IFO1802 genome assembly, chromosome: 9, the following proteins share a genomic window:
- the CSM2 gene encoding Csm2p (similar to Saccharomyces cerevisiae CSM2 (YIL132C); ancestral locus Anc_2.229), with translation MKYEDLQLLTIWSSPTKSDLCQFISDNLSNEHAITQLFFIDATNSFPLSQFQQLVPPTLPENVKIYENIRINTCLDLEELSAITVKILQMLSMNKISAQKGTKDAEVDSLKIILYINGLEVMCRNSQFKSSPQRSHELIRDILLKLRVMGNDETASIRTLLEFPKEQLLDYYFMKNNKTNMPSMRNKRRRVKNGDSLAEYVWKYYADSIV, from the coding sequence ATGAAATATGAAGATCTGCAGCTGCTCACCATTTGGTCGTCACCGACAAAGAGCGACCTTTGCCAGTTTATCAGCGACAATCTTTCGAACGAACATGCTATTACCCAGTTGTTCTTTATTGATGCCACAAACTCATTCCCACTAAGTCAATTTCAACAGCTAGTACCGCCAACTCTCCCAGAAAACGTCAAAATCTATGAAAATATAAGGATCAACACTTGTCTTGATCTTGAGGAACTGAGCGCCATAACAGTCAAAATACTGCAAATgttatcaatgaataaaataagCGCTCAAAAAGGCACAAAGGACGCAGAAGTAGACTCGCTAAAGATTATCCTATATATCAATGGATTAGAAGTCATGTGTAGAAACTCCCAGTTTAAATCTTCGCCTCAAAGATCACATGAATTGATAAGAGACATTTTGCTCAAATTGCGTGTAATGGGGAATGATGAGACAGCATCCATAAGAACACTGCTAGAATTCCCCAAGGAGCAGCTTTTGGACTACTACTTCATGAAGAAcaacaaaacaaatatGCCATCAATGCGTAATAAGAGAAGAAGGGTGAAAAATGGAGATTCCCTTGCTGAATATGTCTGGAAGTATTATGCAGATTCCATTGTTTGA
- the FKH1 gene encoding forkhead family transcription factor FKH1 (similar to Saccharomyces cerevisiae FKH1 (YIL131C) and FKH2 (YNL068C); ancestral locus Anc_2.230) produces the protein MSVAGAEQTFNGKYSSYTAQDRQGLVNAVTCVLSTSSESVAVTTDYSNSLSIAREVNAYAKIAGCDWTYYVQKLEVTIGRNTDNLSLNNVSGAVAKKNIDIDLGPAKIVSRKHAAIRFNLESGSWELQIFGRNGAKVNFRRIATGPDSAPTVLQSGCIIDIGGVQMIFILPEQETIVSDYCLNHLMPKLLSTYGTNGNNNPLLRNIIEGSTYLREQRLQEEARLQKLDHLHTPLSSSSEVNALGDPHGDTIMMEEEDDDENYAKGGIRPSSYTSSNSNAINNNTLPHVENPSDLSLDENRYIKPPQSYASMITQAILSTPDGSISLADIYKFISDNYAFYRFSQMAWQNSVRHNLSLNKAFEKVPKRAGQQGKGMNWKISDEIRRDFLNKWNAGKLSKIRRGASVTRQLQLHMSKFGEIPAPESTSIDTRDIKAQKVKKSSQVISPILRESAPQFQKTQLTGHMPATTSMNAATNAKVNEQWSSLS, from the coding sequence ATGTCTGTTGCCGGTGCCGAACAAACATTTAATGGAAAGTACAGTTCGTATACAGCCCAAGATCGCCAAGGGCTCGTTAACGCAGTGACGTGTGTCCTTAGCACGTCAAGCGAATCGGTGGCTGTTACAACCGACTATTCCAATAGCTTGAGCATTGCCAGAGAGGTCAACGCGTACGCCAAGATTGCTGGATGTGATTGGACCTACTATGTGCAGAAACTAGAAGTTACCATTGGCAGGAACACGGACAATTTGAGCCTGAACAACGTTTCAGGCGCGGTTGCTAAGAAGAATATAGACATTGACCTGGGCCCTGCCAAAATTGTATCCAGAAAGCACGCTGCCATCAGGTTCAACTTGGAAAGCGGATCGTGGGAATTACAGATATTCGGGAGAAATGGTGCCAAGGTCAACTTTAGAAGGATTGCCACAGGTCCAGACTCTGCTCCCACGGTACTACAATCAGGTTGCATTATAGATATCGGTGGTGTCCAGATGATCTTTATACTGCCGGAACAAGAGACTATTGTATCGGATTATTGTCTGAATCATCTCATGCCCAAATTGCTATCCACGTATGGCACTAATGGCAACAACAATCCCTTACTGCGCAATATCATCGAGGGCTCCACTTATTTGAGGGAACAAAGATTACAAGAGGAGGCTCGATTACAAAAACTAGACCACTTGCACACTCCCTTATCGTCATCGTCGGAGGTAAACGCATTAGGCGATCCTCATGGAGACACGATTATGatggaggaagaagatgatgacgaaaacTATGCAAAAGGGGGGATCAGACCAAGTTCTTACACATCCAGTAACAGCAATGCCATTAACAACAATACTTTGCCCCATGTAGAAAACCCATCCGACTTGTCACTGGATGAAAATAGATACATCAAACCTCCACAGTCTTATGCATCCATGATCACCCAAGCCATTCTCTCAACACCCGATGGTAGTATATCGTTGGCTGATATTTACAAATTTATCTCTGACAACTACGCATTTTACAGGTTTTCTCAAATGGCATGGCAAAACTCTGTGAGACACAACCTGTCTTTAAATAAAGCCTTCGAAAAGGTGCCCAAGAGAGCTGGTCAACAGGGTAAAGGgatgaattggaaaatcaGTGATGAGATCAGACGTGACTTCTTGAACAAGTGGAATGCTGGTAAATTAAGTAAGATTAGGCGCGGTGCTTCAGTAACAAGACAGCTCCAATTACACATGTCCAAATTTGGAGAAATACCGGCCCCCGAATCTACATCCATAGATACAAGGGATATAAAGGCTCAAAAGGTGAAGAAGTCTTCACAAGTCATCAGCCCCATTTTGCGAGAGAGCGCCCCACAGTTCCAAAAAACTCAATTAACTGGCCACATGCCCGCCACGACATCGATGAATGCAGCAACAAACGCAAAGGTGAATGAACAATGGTCATCTCTAAGTTAA
- the ASG1 gene encoding Asg1p (similar to Saccharomyces cerevisiae ASG1 (YIL130W); ancestral locus Anc_2.231), with the protein MPEQPQQGEQSVKRRRVTRACDECRKKKVKCDGQQPCIHCTVYSYECTYKKPTKRTQNPGNSGVLALDNAVAGPSSSAVVAAAASNPNKLLSSVKAERIVLPGSSTMPASSNSSKPRKYKTKSTRLQSKIDRYKQIFDEIFPQLPDIDNLDIPVFLQIFHNFKRDSQSFLDDTVKEYILIASDSSSPIQPMLSSNSKNSTPDEFLPNLKSDSNSASSNAREQDSTDAYPNIPVGREIKIILPPKAIALQFVKNTWEHCCVLLRFYHRPSFIRQLDQLYETDPNNYTSKQMQFLPLCYSAIAVGALFSKSIVSNDSSREKFLQDEGYKYFIAARKLIDITNSRDLNSIQAILMLFIFLQCSARLSTCYTYIGVAMRSALRAGFHRKLGTNSGFSPIEIEMRKRLFYTIYKLDVYINAMLGLPRSISPDDFDQTLPLDLSDENITETAYLPENQNAVLSSTGISNEHTKLFLILNEIISELYPIKKTSNIISHETVTSLELKLRNWLDSLPKELIPNAKNIDPEYERANRLLHLSFLHVQIILYRPFIHYLSRNMNTENVDPLSYRRARNSISVARTVIKLAKEMVSNNLLTGSYWYACYTIFYSVAGLLFYIHEAQLPDKDSAREYYDILKDAETGRSVLIQLKDSSMAASRTYNLLNKIFEKLNSKTIQLTALHSSPSNENAPLATSNPSAPESSTEESLQPPVFFSSRDTKNDFPLNKNEENTNDYTMANYLNNTPISENPLNKGQHQDQISQGMASISNERGSNNLLSSDIRIHDNGQQNILDAADDVFVRNDDDISASNTFDFDSNKNNASNISNQGFINNNYNNTNNDNNNNNNNNNNNNNNNNNSNNSTTNNNNNNNNNNNNGDSDHNNINNNNNNKFDMKIDNNSPSYEGFARLQMPPSQDNMNIEDKGEMSPSNEQNLTDSNDILGVFDQLDAQLFGKYLPLNYPSE; encoded by the coding sequence ATGCCGGAACAACCACAACAAGGAGAACAGTCTGTCAAGAGAAGGAGGGTCACTAGAGCCTGTGATGAGtgtagaaagaaaaaggttAAGTGTGATGGCCAACAGCCGTGTATCCATTGTACCGTGTACTCTTACGAATGTACATATAAAAAGCCTACTAAGAGGACGCAGAATCCCGGAAACTCTGGTGTGCTAGCACTGGACAATGCTGTTGCTGGTCCATCATCAAGTGCTGTGGTGGCGGCTGCTGCCTCTAATCCTAATAAACTTCTTTCGAGCGTCAAAGCGGAAAGAATTGTCTTGCCAGGTTCCTCTACTATGCCCGCAAGTAGCAACTCGTCCAAGCCAAGAAAGTATAAGACCAAGAGCACAAGGCTGCAATCTAAAATTGACCGGtataaacaaatttttgacGAAATCTTCCCACAATTACCTGATATAGATAATTTGGATATTCCCGTGTTCTTACAAATCTTCCACAACTTCAAAAGAGACTCTCAGTCCTTTTTAGACGACACCGTGAAGGAGTACATCCTAATTGCCAGTGACAGTTCCTCTCCAATCCAACCAATGCtctcttcaaattcaaaaaactcCACCCCAGACGAGTTTCTACCCAACTTGAAAAGTGATTCGAATAGTGCCTCCAGTAACGCCAGAGAACAGGACAGCACAGATGCATACCCCAATATTCCAGTCGGTAgggaaataaaaattatcTTACCACCAAAAGCGATCGCTTTACAATTTGTTAAAAACACATGGGAACACTGCTGTGTTCTTCTCCGATTCTATCACAGACCGTCGTTCATTAGGCAGTTGGACCAATTGTATGAAACAGATCCGAACAACTACACGTCCAAGCAGATGCAATTTTTGCCGTTGTGTTACTCTGCAATTGCTGTAGGAGCgctattttccaaatccaTTGTCTCTAATGACTCGTCAAGGGAAAAATTTCTACAGGACGAAGGTTACAAGTACTTTATTGCAGCAAGGAAACTAATCGATATCACCAATTCTCGTGACTTGAACTCCATACAAGCCATTCTGATGCTGTTTATATTCTTACAATGTTCTGCGCGTTTGTCGACGTGTTACACTTACATAGGTGTCGCTATGAGAAGTGCTTTGAGGGCAGGCTTCCATCGAAAATTGGGCACTAATTCCGGCTTTAGTCCGATAGAAATTGAAATGAGAAAACGCCTTTTTTACACTATCTACAAACTGGACGTTTATATCAATGCAATGTTGGGCTTACCTAGATCGATTTCTCCAGATGATTTTGATCAAACTCTGCCTCTGGATCTATCAGACGAAAATATTACAGAGACGGCATATTTACCTGAAAACCAAAATGCCGTGTTATCAAGTACGGGGATTTCTAATGAACATACGAAgttatttttgattctaaATGAGATCATATCTGAATTATATCCgataaagaaaaccagTAATATAATATCCCACGAAACAGTAACTAGTTTGGAGTTAAAATTGAGAAATTGGCTGGATTCATTGCCCAAAGAACTGATACCTAATGCCAAAAATATAGATCCTGAATATGAAAGGGCAAATCGTCTATTACATTTATCCTTTTTGCACGTCCAGATAATACTGTACAGGCCTttcattcattatttaTCGCGGAATATGAATACTGAGAATGTGGATCCCCTATCTTACCGAAGAGCTAGAAACTCTATCTCTGTGGCTCGAACGGTCATCAAGCTAGCAAAAGAGATGGTTAGTAACAATTTGTTAACTGGTTCATACTGGTATGCTTGCTATACAATTTTTTACTCTGTCGCAGGTCTTTTGTTCTACATCCATGAAGCACAACTTCCCGATAAGGATAGTGCCAGAGAATATTACGACATTCTGAAAGACGCAGAAACAGGTAGAAGCGTGCTTATCCAGTTAAAAGATTCAAGCATGGCAGCTAGTAGGACGTATAAtttattgaacaaaatttttgaaaaattgaactcAAAAACTATTCAACTTACTGCATTACATTCATCTCCATCCAATGAGAACGCTCCTTTGGCTACTAGTAATCCTTCAGCTCCTGAAAGCAGTACAGAAGAATCTTTACAACCACCTgtgtttttttcctctcGAGATACAAAGAACGATTTTCCACTaaataagaatgaagaaaacacgAATGATTATACAATGGCAAATTATTTAAACAATACTCCGATTTCTGAAAATCCCTTGAACAAAGGACAACACCAGGATCAAATATCTCAAGGAATGGCCAGCATATCTAATGAAAGAGGCTCGAACAACCTCCTTTCTAGTGATATTAGAATCCATGATAATGGCcaacaaaatattcttgatgCTGCAGATGACGTTTTTGTCAGGAATGATGACGACATTTCAGCTAGCAACACATTCGATTTTGAcagtaataaaaataatgcgTCAAACATCTCTAATCAAGGgtttatcaacaacaattATAATAACACcaataatgacaataataataataacaataacaataataacaataataacaataataataatagtaataatagtactactaataataataataataataataataataacaataatggTGATAGTGatcataataatattaataataataataacaataagtTCGATATGAAAATTGATAACAATTCACCATCATATGAAGGGTTTGCTCGATTGCAAATGCCACCTTCGCAAGACAATATGAACATAGAAGACAAAGGGGAAATGTCGCCTAGTAATGAGCAAAATCTGACTGACTCGAACGATATTCTTGGAGTATTTGACCAGCTAGATGCTCAGCTATTTGGGAAATACCTGCCTCTCAATTACCCTTCCGAATGA
- the RPL16A gene encoding 60S ribosomal protein uL13 (similar to Saccharomyces cerevisiae RPL16A (YIL133C) and RPL16B (YNL069C); ancestral locus Anc_2.228), with product MSAEPVVVIDGKGHLVGRLASVVAKQLLNGQKIVVVRAEELNISGEFFRNKLKYHDFLRKATAFNKTRGPFHFRAPSRIFYKALRGMVSHKTARGKAALERLKIFEGIPPPYDRKKRVVVPQALRVLRLKPGRKYTTLGKLSTSVGWKYEDIVAKLEAKRKVSSAEYYAKKRAFTKRVTSANATAAETDVAKQLAALGY from the exons ATGTCTGCTGAACCAGTTGTTGTCATTGATG GTAAGGGTCATTTAGTTGGTCGTTTAGCTTCCGTTGTTGCTAAACAATTATTAAACGGTCAAAAAATCGTTGTTGTTAGAGCTGAAGAATTAAACATTTCTGgggaatttttcagaaataaATTAAAGTATCATGATTTCTTGAGAAAGGCTACTGCTTTCAACAAGACCCGTGGTCCATTCCATTTCAGAGCCCCATCTAGAATCTTTTACAAGGCCCTTCGTGGTATGGTCTCTCACAAGACTGCTCGTGGTAAAGCTGCCTTGGAACGTTTAAAGATTTTCGAAGGTATCCCACCTCCATACGACAGGAAGAAGAGAGTTGTTGTCCCACAAGCATTGAGAGTTCTGAGATTGAAGCCAGGTAGAAAGTACACCACTTTAGGTAAGTTGTCTACTTCCGTTGGTTGGAAATACGAAGATATTGTTGCTAAATTGGAAGCAAAGAGAAAGGTTTCATCCGCTGAGTACTACGCCAAGAAAAGAGCTTTCACCAAGAGAGTTACCTCTGCTAACGCTACCGCTGCTGAAACTGATGTTGCCAAACAATTAGCTGCCTTAGGTTACTAA